Proteins co-encoded in one Hymenobacter swuensis DY53 genomic window:
- a CDS encoding acyl-CoA reductase has protein sequence MLYADRLAAFVALGQRLTALVSVDHAEELTELAARARNQNNWFDRPNVLVALHGIAHLLQEDALRTWAGRYPPEPTTPRLIGVVMAGNIPLVGFHDALCVLLSGHQLLAKLSKDDTVLMRWVLDELTRLEPRFTDRIQLAERLNAADAFIATGSDNTARYFEYYFGKKPNIIRRNRTSLAVLTGRETDHDLGLLGEDIFRYYGLGCRNVSKLYVPEGYDFTPLLDALQPWHHVLEHNRYQNNYDYNKSILLVNRVPHLDSGFLLLTPSAQLVSPISVLHHAAYTNEIDLLDQLTDVAAQTQCLVSGGGLYPGSFPFGRAQQPSVTDYADGVDTMAFLAEIL, from the coding sequence ATGCTTTACGCCGACCGCCTTGCCGCTTTCGTAGCCCTGGGCCAGCGCCTCACGGCCCTGGTTTCCGTTGACCACGCCGAAGAGCTGACCGAACTGGCCGCCCGCGCCCGCAACCAGAACAACTGGTTCGACCGCCCCAACGTGCTGGTAGCGTTGCACGGCATTGCTCACCTATTACAGGAAGATGCGCTGCGCACCTGGGCCGGCCGCTACCCCCCGGAACCTACCACCCCGCGCCTGATTGGGGTAGTCATGGCTGGCAACATTCCGCTGGTAGGCTTTCATGATGCGCTGTGCGTGCTGCTATCGGGCCACCAACTGCTGGCCAAACTCAGCAAAGATGATACGGTACTCATGCGCTGGGTGCTGGACGAGTTGACGCGCCTGGAGCCCCGCTTCACCGACCGGATTCAACTGGCCGAGCGACTCAATGCGGCCGATGCCTTCATTGCCACCGGCTCCGACAACACGGCCCGCTACTTTGAGTACTACTTCGGCAAGAAGCCCAACATCATCCGTCGCAACCGCACCAGCCTGGCCGTGCTCACCGGCCGCGAAACCGACCACGACCTGGGTTTGCTGGGTGAGGACATTTTCCGGTATTACGGGCTGGGCTGCCGCAACGTGAGCAAGCTATACGTGCCTGAAGGGTACGATTTCACGCCGCTGCTCGATGCCCTGCAGCCCTGGCACCACGTGCTGGAGCACAACCGCTACCAAAACAACTACGACTACAACAAGAGCATCCTGCTGGTCAACCGCGTGCCGCACCTTGATTCGGGCTTTCTGCTGCTGACGCCCAGCGCCCAGCTCGTCTCCCCCATTTCGGTGCTGCACCATGCCGCCTACACCAACGAAATAGACCTGCTCGACCAGCTAACTGATGTGGCGGCCCAGACGCAATGCCTGGTGTCGGGCGGCGGACTATATCCGGGCAGCTTTCCGTTCGGCCGAGCCCAGCAGCCCAGCGTAACCGATTACGCCGACGGGGTGGATACCATGGCGTTTCTGGCCGAAATCCTGTAA
- a CDS encoding valine--tRNA ligase, which translates to MSIAKTYTPADVEAKWYQRWQEQGFFKAKANPRKQPYTVVIPPPNVTGVLHMGHMLNNTIQDVLVRRARMQGKEACWVPGTDHASIATEAKVVALLKEQGIEKKDLTREQFLEHAFAWKEKYGGIILEQLKQLGASCDWDRTRFTMEPELTEAVLRVFVDLHQKGLVYRGIRMVNWDPLGQTALSDEEVIPKDVMAKMYHLRYEVVGQEGQFLTVATSRPETIMADVAVAVNPNDPRYTHLHGAKVRIPLLGREIPVILDEYVSIDFGTGALKVTPAHDLNDYELGVKHNLPVIDILNNDGSLNEKAVLYVGQDRFAARRNIVKDLEEAGHLVKVEEYASIVQTSERTKAVIEPRLSLQWFLKMEHLAKPALEVVENDTVKLHPAKFKNTYRVWMENVRDWCISRQLWWGQQIPAYYLPDGTYVVALTAEEALIQAREQSGNKDLQLSDLRQDEDVLDTWFSSWLWPISVFDGFKDPDNADVNYFYPTNDLVTGPDILFFWVARMIMAGLEFRKEVPFRNVYLTGIVRDAQGRKMSKQLGNSPDPLDLIKQFGADGVRTGMLFSAPAGNDLLYDEKLVEQGRNFSNKLWNAFRLTQGWEVDAALPFPNEKAVEWFSAKLNATIAELDEHFEKFRMSDALMTVYKLVWDDFCSEYLEMIKPAYQAPIDPETLRLTTGFLETLLKLLHPFMPFITEEIWHELKERGPKEYVCVAAWPKAQPVAGAAEVLARMEKALAIVGGVRTIRNQKGLGPNKPLTLAAKTDDTQLLQDYDPIIRKLASLTEVSVVTEAPAASVGFVAGGAEFFVPLEGQIDLGAEKERLTKELEYAQGFRDSVLKKLANEKFVANAKPDLVERERQKLADAEAKITALEQSLAAL; encoded by the coding sequence ATGTCCATCGCCAAAACCTATACCCCCGCCGACGTTGAAGCCAAGTGGTACCAGCGCTGGCAGGAGCAGGGCTTCTTCAAAGCCAAAGCCAACCCCCGCAAGCAGCCCTACACCGTGGTGATTCCGCCGCCCAACGTAACGGGCGTGCTGCACATGGGCCACATGCTCAACAATACTATCCAGGACGTGCTGGTGCGCCGCGCCCGCATGCAGGGCAAAGAAGCCTGCTGGGTGCCCGGCACCGACCATGCCTCCATTGCCACCGAGGCCAAGGTGGTGGCGCTGCTGAAGGAGCAGGGCATCGAGAAGAAGGACTTGACCCGGGAGCAGTTTCTGGAGCACGCCTTTGCGTGGAAGGAAAAGTACGGTGGTATCATCCTGGAGCAGCTCAAGCAGCTGGGCGCCAGCTGCGACTGGGACCGGACGCGCTTCACCATGGAGCCCGAACTGACCGAGGCTGTACTGCGTGTGTTCGTGGACCTGCACCAGAAGGGCCTCGTGTACCGTGGCATCCGGATGGTAAACTGGGACCCGCTGGGCCAGACGGCGCTGTCTGATGAGGAAGTGATTCCCAAGGACGTCATGGCCAAGATGTACCACCTGCGGTATGAAGTGGTGGGGCAGGAGGGCCAGTTCCTGACCGTAGCTACGTCGCGCCCCGAAACCATTATGGCCGACGTGGCGGTGGCGGTGAACCCCAATGACCCGCGCTATACGCACCTGCACGGCGCGAAAGTGCGGATTCCGCTGCTGGGCCGCGAAATTCCGGTGATTCTGGACGAGTACGTAAGCATCGACTTCGGCACGGGCGCGCTGAAGGTGACGCCGGCCCACGATTTGAACGACTACGAGCTGGGCGTGAAGCACAACCTGCCCGTTATCGACATTCTGAACAATGACGGCTCGCTCAACGAAAAAGCGGTGCTGTACGTGGGCCAGGACCGTTTCGCGGCCCGCCGCAACATCGTGAAGGACCTGGAGGAAGCCGGCCACTTGGTGAAGGTGGAGGAGTACGCCAGCATCGTGCAGACCTCGGAGCGCACCAAGGCCGTCATTGAGCCGCGCCTGAGTTTGCAGTGGTTCCTGAAAATGGAGCACCTGGCCAAGCCGGCCCTGGAAGTGGTAGAAAACGACACCGTGAAGCTGCACCCCGCCAAGTTCAAGAACACCTACCGGGTGTGGATGGAGAACGTGCGCGACTGGTGCATTTCGCGGCAGCTGTGGTGGGGCCAGCAGATTCCGGCCTACTACCTGCCCGACGGCACCTACGTGGTGGCCCTCACCGCCGAGGAAGCCCTGATCCAGGCCCGCGAGCAGAGCGGCAACAAGGACCTGCAACTCTCGGATCTGCGCCAGGACGAGGACGTGCTGGATACCTGGTTTTCGTCGTGGCTGTGGCCGATTTCGGTGTTCGACGGGTTCAAGGACCCCGACAACGCCGACGTCAACTATTTCTACCCCACCAACGACCTGGTGACGGGGCCGGACATCCTGTTCTTCTGGGTGGCCCGCATGATTATGGCCGGCCTGGAATTCCGCAAGGAAGTGCCCTTCCGCAACGTGTACCTCACCGGCATCGTGCGCGACGCCCAGGGCCGCAAGATGAGCAAGCAGCTCGGCAACTCGCCCGACCCGCTGGACCTCATCAAGCAGTTTGGGGCCGACGGGGTGCGGACCGGGATGCTGTTCTCGGCCCCGGCTGGCAACGACTTGCTCTACGACGAAAAGCTGGTGGAGCAGGGCCGCAACTTCAGCAACAAGCTCTGGAACGCCTTCCGCCTCACGCAGGGCTGGGAGGTAGACGCTGCCCTGCCCTTCCCCAACGAGAAGGCTGTGGAGTGGTTCTCGGCCAAGCTCAACGCCACCATTGCCGAGCTGGACGAGCACTTCGAGAAGTTCCGGATGTCGGACGCGCTGATGACGGTGTACAAGCTGGTGTGGGACGACTTCTGCTCAGAGTACCTGGAGATGATCAAACCCGCCTACCAGGCCCCCATCGACCCCGAAACGCTGCGCCTGACCACCGGTTTCCTCGAAACCCTGCTCAAGCTGCTGCACCCGTTCATGCCCTTCATCACCGAGGAAATCTGGCACGAGCTGAAGGAGCGCGGCCCCAAGGAGTACGTGTGCGTGGCTGCCTGGCCCAAGGCCCAGCCCGTAGCGGGTGCCGCCGAGGTGCTGGCCCGCATGGAAAAGGCTCTGGCCATTGTGGGCGGCGTGCGCACCATCCGCAACCAGAAGGGCCTGGGCCCCAACAAGCCCCTGACCCTGGCCGCTAAAACCGACGACACCCAACTGCTCCAGGACTACGACCCCATCATCCGCAAACTGGCTTCCCTCACCGAGGTTTCGGTGGTGACGGAAGCGCCGGCGGCTTCGGTGGGATTCGTGGCGGGCGGTGCGGAGTTCTTCGTGCCGCTGGAAGGCCAGATTGACCTCGGGGCCGAGAAGGAGCGCCTGACCAAGGAGTTGGAATACGCCCAGGGCTTCCGCGACTCGGTGCTGAAGAAGCTGGCCAACGAGAAGTTCGTGGCCAACGCCAAGCCCGACCTGGTGGAGCGCGAGCGGCAGAAGCTGGCCGACGCCGAAGCCAAAATCACGGCCCTGGAGCAGAGCCTGGCGGCGCTGTAA
- the aat gene encoding leucyl/phenylalanyl-tRNA--protein transferase yields MLLPFPADPDAAADDSLEGLVLAGGAATVENLVAAYSLGIFPWPVPEWPVLPWFCPPRRGILRLERLHVGRSLARVQRQSTWRISFNEAFEQVMRACRQQPRPGQDGTWITPQLLRGYTALHQAGYAHSVEVWEGPTLVGGLYGVAVQGVFAGESMFHYRPNASKLALLALTDALRRQGVGLLDIQQLTPHLAALGAEEVSRHEFLALLAHEQAAGRTLHFGA; encoded by the coding sequence ATGCTCCTGCCCTTCCCCGCCGACCCCGATGCGGCCGCCGACGACTCGCTGGAGGGCTTGGTGCTGGCGGGCGGAGCGGCCACTGTCGAAAACCTGGTGGCGGCCTACAGCCTCGGTATATTTCCGTGGCCGGTACCAGAATGGCCGGTGCTACCCTGGTTCTGCCCTCCCCGGCGCGGCATTCTGCGGCTGGAGCGGCTGCACGTAGGACGTTCCTTGGCGCGGGTACAACGGCAGTCAACCTGGCGCATCAGCTTCAACGAGGCATTTGAACAAGTGATGCGCGCCTGCCGGCAGCAGCCCCGCCCCGGCCAAGACGGCACCTGGATTACGCCCCAGCTGCTGCGCGGCTACACGGCCCTGCACCAGGCCGGCTACGCGCACAGCGTGGAGGTGTGGGAAGGCCCCACGCTGGTGGGCGGCCTCTACGGCGTGGCCGTGCAGGGCGTATTTGCCGGTGAGAGTATGTTTCACTATCGTCCCAACGCCTCCAAACTGGCCCTGTTGGCTCTGACCGATGCCCTGCGCCGACAAGGCGTGGGTCTGCTCGATATTCAGCAGCTGACACCCCACCTTGCCGCGTTGGGGGCTGAGGAAGTCAGTCGCCACGAGTTTCTGGCTTTGCTGGCCCACGAACAGGCCGCCGGCCGCACCCTCCACTTCGGCGCTTAG
- a CDS encoding S9 family peptidase, translated as MPKPPVAALQPKELKSPFGTRLDNYYWLNERENPAVISYLNAENAYFEQQMAPVKGLEEKLFQEIKGRIKEQDESVPYRDNGYYYYTRFEAGAEYPIYCRKKGSLSAKEEILLNANELGKGKAYYQIGGFEVSDDNQVLAYSEDVVSRRLYTLRFRNLQTSQLYPEQIPNTSGNAVWAADNKTVFYTRKDPSTLLDYQLYRHTLGTDPGKDQLVYEEKDNTFRIGVHRSKSRQYVFLTIGSTMSSEVRYVEAGKPTAALQVFLPREADHLYEVEHFGNDFYVLSNAGAPNFRLLKTPVKNTVKTAWQEVIAHRPDVFLENMELFKDYLVLGERKEGLLQLRVIRWKDKQEHYLNFGEPTYTAAISINPEFDTPVLRYGYSSLTTPNSTFDYDMNARSKKLLKEQTVLGSFKKEDYVTERVYATATDGTKIPMSIVYKKGFKKDGSAPLLQYAYGSYGYSMDATFSAARLSLLDRGFAYVICHIRGGQEMGRQWYENGKKLKKKNTFTDFTDCSKFLIDQKFTSADKLFAMGGSAGGLLMGAVVNNHPEYYKGVVAAVPFVDVVTTMLDESIPLTTGEYDEWGNPNQKEFYEYMLSYSPYDQVKAQAYPNMLVTTGLHDSQVQYFEPAKWVAKLRTVKIDNNLLLLHTDMAAGHGGASGRFKSIHDTARQFAFMLLLLGVKA; from the coding sequence ATGCCCAAACCTCCCGTTGCGGCTCTCCAGCCCAAAGAACTCAAGTCACCCTTCGGCACCCGCCTCGACAACTACTACTGGCTCAATGAGCGCGAAAACCCGGCCGTCATCAGCTACCTGAATGCCGAAAACGCCTATTTCGAGCAGCAGATGGCCCCGGTGAAGGGGCTGGAGGAAAAGCTGTTCCAGGAAATCAAGGGCCGCATCAAGGAGCAGGACGAGTCGGTGCCGTACCGGGATAATGGGTACTACTACTACACCCGCTTCGAAGCCGGGGCCGAGTACCCAATTTACTGCCGCAAAAAAGGCAGCCTGAGCGCCAAGGAGGAAATTCTGCTGAATGCCAACGAGCTGGGCAAGGGTAAGGCCTACTACCAGATTGGCGGCTTCGAGGTGAGCGACGACAACCAGGTGCTGGCCTACTCTGAGGACGTGGTGAGCCGCCGCCTGTACACGCTGCGCTTCCGCAACCTGCAAACCAGCCAACTCTACCCCGAGCAGATTCCGAACACCAGCGGCAACGCCGTGTGGGCCGCCGACAACAAAACCGTCTTCTACACCCGCAAGGACCCCAGCACGCTGCTGGACTACCAGCTCTACCGCCACACCCTGGGCACCGACCCCGGCAAGGACCAATTGGTATACGAGGAGAAGGACAACACCTTCCGCATCGGGGTGCACCGCTCCAAGTCGCGGCAATACGTATTCCTGACGATTGGCAGCACCATGTCGTCGGAGGTGCGGTACGTGGAGGCCGGCAAGCCCACGGCGGCGCTGCAGGTGTTTCTGCCCCGCGAGGCCGACCATCTGTACGAAGTGGAGCACTTCGGCAACGACTTCTATGTGCTGTCCAACGCCGGCGCGCCCAACTTCCGGCTGCTGAAAACGCCGGTGAAGAACACCGTCAAAACGGCCTGGCAGGAGGTTATTGCCCACCGCCCCGACGTGTTCCTGGAAAACATGGAGTTGTTCAAGGATTACCTGGTGCTGGGCGAGCGGAAGGAAGGCCTGCTGCAGCTGCGCGTGATTCGGTGGAAAGACAAGCAGGAGCACTACCTCAACTTCGGGGAGCCCACCTACACGGCCGCCATCAGCATCAACCCCGAGTTTGATACGCCCGTGCTGCGCTACGGCTACTCCTCGCTCACCACGCCCAATTCCACCTTCGACTACGACATGAACGCCCGCAGCAAGAAGCTGCTGAAGGAGCAAACCGTGCTCGGGAGCTTCAAAAAGGAGGATTACGTGACCGAGCGGGTGTACGCCACCGCCACCGACGGCACCAAAATCCCGATGTCCATCGTCTACAAGAAGGGCTTCAAGAAGGACGGTTCGGCCCCGCTGCTGCAGTACGCCTACGGCTCCTACGGCTACTCCATGGATGCCACCTTCAGTGCCGCCCGCCTGAGTTTGTTGGATCGGGGCTTTGCCTACGTCATCTGTCACATCCGGGGTGGGCAGGAGATGGGCCGGCAGTGGTACGAGAACGGCAAGAAGCTCAAGAAGAAAAACACCTTCACTGACTTCACCGACTGCTCTAAATTCCTCATCGACCAGAAGTTCACCTCCGCCGACAAGCTGTTTGCCATGGGCGGCTCGGCCGGCGGCCTGCTGATGGGCGCGGTGGTGAACAACCACCCCGAGTACTACAAAGGCGTAGTGGCGGCCGTGCCCTTCGTGGACGTGGTGACCACCATGCTCGACGAAAGCATTCCGCTGACCACCGGCGAGTACGACGAGTGGGGCAACCCCAACCAGAAGGAGTTCTACGAGTACATGCTCTCGTACTCGCCCTACGACCAGGTGAAAGCCCAGGCTTACCCCAACATGCTCGTGACCACCGGCCTGCACGACTCGCAGGTGCAGTACTTCGAGCCGGCCAAGTGGGTAGCCAAGCTGCGCACCGTGAAAATCGACAACAACCTGCTGCTGCTCCACACCGACATGGCCGCCGGCCACGGTGGGGCCTCGGGCCGCTTCAAATCCATCCACGACACGGCCCGGCAGTTTGCCTTTATGCTGCTGCTACTCGGTGTGAAGGCATAA
- a CDS encoding carbon-nitrogen hydrolase family protein, whose product MALFPFRKTSAARAATAALAAPAPAAATFAGSIRVGMGQLLVEGGEPERNLERAERMIAEAATHQCDVVLLPETLDFAWTHPSALTEAQPIPGPYSDRLCQAALRHNLYLCAGLTERAPDGRNYNAAILINPQGEIICKYHKINLLEVELPFYAVGQTLNVVDTPLGKIGVNICADNFLDGLPIGHTLARMGAEFILSPSSWTVDYSITEEHDPYREKWVKPYSILAQLYNVSVVGTTSVGYIVGGPYEGKKSVGCSLAVDASGIRAQGKFNEFAGDLVVADLPRPIRAEQGTQIGQMLQRKGFAFDKLSA is encoded by the coding sequence ATGGCTCTCTTTCCTTTTCGTAAAACTTCGGCGGCCCGGGCGGCCACGGCGGCATTGGCTGCTCCGGCTCCCGCGGCGGCTACTTTCGCCGGCTCCATCCGGGTGGGCATGGGCCAGCTGCTGGTAGAAGGCGGCGAGCCGGAACGCAACCTGGAGCGGGCCGAGCGCATGATTGCCGAGGCCGCAACGCACCAGTGCGACGTAGTGCTGCTGCCCGAAACCCTCGATTTTGCCTGGACGCATCCCAGCGCCCTCACCGAGGCCCAACCCATTCCCGGCCCCTACTCCGACCGGCTCTGCCAGGCCGCGCTGCGCCACAACCTCTACCTCTGCGCCGGCCTCACCGAGCGCGCCCCTGATGGCCGCAACTACAACGCCGCCATCCTCATCAACCCGCAGGGCGAAATCATCTGCAAATACCACAAGATTAACCTACTGGAAGTAGAGCTGCCTTTCTACGCCGTGGGCCAGACGCTGAACGTGGTGGATACGCCGCTGGGTAAAATTGGGGTAAACATCTGCGCCGATAACTTCCTCGACGGCCTACCCATCGGCCACACGCTAGCCCGCATGGGGGCCGAGTTCATCCTCTCGCCCTCGTCTTGGACGGTGGATTATTCTATCACCGAGGAGCACGACCCCTACCGCGAGAAATGGGTGAAGCCGTATTCTATTCTGGCTCAACTCTATAACGTATCGGTGGTAGGCACTACCTCCGTCGGGTACATTGTGGGCGGCCCCTACGAGGGCAAGAAGAGCGTGGGCTGCTCGCTGGCCGTAGATGCCAGCGGCATCCGGGCCCAGGGCAAGTTCAACGAGTTTGCCGGCGACCTGGTAGTGGCCGACCTACCCCGCCCGATACGCGCCGAGCAGGGCACTCAGATCGGCCAGATGCTGCAGCGCAAGGGCTTTGCCTTCGATAAGCTATCCGCGTAG
- a CDS encoding nucleoside phosphorylase, whose translation MPIAESELILNKDGSIYHLNLQPDHISDTIITVGDPERVPSVSQHFDSIETQIHKREFVTHVGYYKGKRITVISTGMGTDNIDILMNELDALVNVDLVTREPRPLEERINLRIIRVGTSGSLQADIPVGSLLASEHAVGLDSLMQFYPLVETGLEVEVATGIQKALQLDYRPYCVRGSDLLREQIGFDMVMGNTLTCPGFYGPQGRVLRLDLRLPTLIQQFQQFRHQSAEGEFRLTNFEMETAGYYALGRMLGHEVLSLNAIVANRATGEFATNSDEVVNSLIQKTLDRL comes from the coding sequence ATGCCCATTGCCGAATCGGAGCTGATCCTGAATAAGGACGGCAGCATTTACCACCTGAACCTGCAACCCGACCATATTTCTGACACCATCATCACCGTGGGCGACCCGGAGCGGGTGCCTTCCGTGAGCCAGCACTTCGATTCCATCGAAACCCAGATCCACAAGCGCGAATTTGTGACGCACGTAGGCTACTACAAGGGCAAGCGCATCACCGTTATTAGCACCGGCATGGGTACTGATAACATTGATATTCTGATGAATGAGCTGGATGCGCTGGTAAATGTGGACCTCGTGACGCGCGAGCCCCGGCCGCTGGAGGAACGCATCAATCTGCGCATCATCCGGGTGGGTACCAGCGGCTCGCTGCAGGCCGATATTCCGGTGGGCTCCCTGCTGGCCTCGGAGCACGCCGTGGGCCTCGACTCGCTGATGCAGTTTTATCCGCTGGTGGAAACCGGGCTGGAAGTGGAAGTGGCTACCGGAATTCAGAAGGCGCTACAGCTCGATTATCGCCCGTACTGCGTGCGCGGCTCCGATTTGCTGCGCGAGCAGATCGGGTTTGATATGGTGATGGGCAACACGCTCACCTGCCCGGGCTTCTACGGCCCCCAGGGCCGCGTGCTGCGCCTCGATCTGCGCCTGCCCACCCTGATTCAGCAGTTCCAGCAGTTCCGCCACCAGAGTGCCGAGGGCGAATTCCGTCTAACTAACTTCGAGATGGAAACGGCCGGCTACTATGCTCTGGGCCGTATGCTGGGCCACGAGGTACTCTCCCTGAACGCCATTGTGGCCAACCGTGCCACCGGCGAATTCGCCACCAATTCCGACGAAGTCGTAAATAGCCTCATCCAGAAAACCCTGGACCGTCTCTAA
- a CDS encoding N-acetyl sugar amidotransferase, whose product MTNTYQQCTRCIMDTTVPGIQFDAAGECNFCALHNKMDRAFPLGEAGARHVREMVADIKQLGQGKKYDCVLGVSGGRDSSFTLWYCVVKLGLRPLAVHFNDGFGNPVAGENMTKACRKLGVEMRTITSDWRESKDLKIAFLKASVPDMEEGTDVGIATALYGVAAKEGIQRIVIGQSFRTEGIAPLSWNYLDGKYLKAVHKQFGTVPLRPWKPADPGFHLDIKEMFYYAFIRRIKTVTLLYHVDYVRADVDQLLERELDWVNPGAHYFDDLYQSVIYYLNRTKFNIDRRLFNYSALVRSGQMPRAVALERVTHVNKIEDQKVIDLCIKRLGLTREEFDQIVATPPTTFRSYPNNYELIRLLKWPIKLLSQFRLIPESAYDKYFNCGT is encoded by the coding sequence ATGACCAACACCTACCAACAATGTACCCGCTGCATCATGGACACGACCGTCCCTGGTATTCAGTTCGATGCGGCGGGCGAATGCAATTTTTGCGCTTTACACAATAAAATGGACCGGGCTTTTCCGCTGGGGGAAGCCGGGGCGCGCCACGTGCGAGAAATGGTGGCCGACATCAAGCAGCTGGGTCAGGGTAAAAAGTACGACTGCGTGCTGGGCGTCAGCGGAGGCCGGGATTCCTCGTTTACACTCTGGTACTGCGTAGTGAAGCTGGGGCTGCGGCCGCTGGCAGTACACTTCAACGACGGCTTCGGCAACCCCGTGGCAGGCGAGAACATGACCAAGGCCTGCCGCAAGCTGGGCGTGGAAATGCGCACTATCACCTCCGACTGGCGCGAATCCAAGGACCTGAAAATTGCCTTCCTGAAGGCCTCCGTGCCCGATATGGAGGAAGGCACCGACGTGGGCATTGCCACGGCCCTGTACGGCGTAGCCGCCAAAGAAGGCATTCAGCGAATCGTTATCGGGCAGTCGTTCCGCACCGAGGGCATTGCCCCGCTGAGCTGGAACTACCTCGATGGCAAGTACCTAAAGGCCGTGCACAAGCAGTTTGGTACAGTGCCGCTACGACCCTGGAAACCCGCCGACCCGGGTTTTCACTTGGATATTAAGGAAATGTTCTACTACGCCTTTATCCGCCGCATCAAAACTGTGACGCTGCTCTACCACGTCGATTACGTGCGCGCCGACGTGGACCAGCTGCTGGAGCGGGAGCTGGACTGGGTGAACCCCGGGGCCCATTATTTCGATGATTTGTACCAGAGCGTCATCTACTACCTCAACCGCACCAAGTTCAACATCGACCGACGCCTGTTCAACTACTCAGCCTTGGTGCGTTCGGGGCAGATGCCTCGGGCAGTGGCCCTGGAGCGCGTCACCCACGTCAATAAGATTGAGGATCAGAAGGTCATCGACCTATGCATCAAGCGCCTGGGTCTTACCCGTGAGGAGTTCGACCAGATTGTGGCCACGCCGCCCACTACCTTCCGCTCTTACCCCAACAACTACGAGCTGATCCGACTGCTGAAGTGGCCCATCAAGCTCCTGAGCCAGTTCCGCCTCATCCCCGAGTCGGCCTACGACAAATATTTCAACTGCGGCACCTGA
- a CDS encoding 4Fe-4S dicluster domain-containing protein yields MAIMITDECINCGACEPECPNTAIYEGGAAWRWADGTSLKDVQQDGGKVVSGVAPQTPVSDEYYYIVSDKCTECVGFHEEPQCAAVCPVDCCVDDPDYRESQDKLLSKKQWLHQEA; encoded by the coding sequence ATGGCCATCATGATAACCGACGAGTGCATCAATTGTGGTGCCTGCGAACCGGAGTGCCCGAATACGGCCATTTACGAAGGTGGGGCTGCCTGGCGCTGGGCCGATGGCACCAGCTTGAAGGATGTGCAGCAGGACGGAGGCAAAGTGGTGTCGGGCGTGGCGCCACAAACGCCTGTTTCCGACGAGTACTACTACATCGTTTCGGATAAATGCACCGAGTGTGTGGGTTTTCACGAGGAGCCCCAGTGCGCCGCCGTCTGCCCCGTAGACTGCTGCGTAGACGACCCCGACTACCGCGAGTCGCAGGACAAGCTGCTCAGCAAAAAGCAGTGGCTGCACCAAGAAGCCTAA